The following nucleotide sequence is from Methanolinea sp..
GTTCCAATGCCGCAACAGGGTGTTCGATCTCAAAGGAATTTAGGACGGCTGGATGGATCTCCCCAAACACCCCTGCCTGTTTTCCGCCCACGACAACATCTCCCCGTCGCCCATCGATGAATGCCGTGTCTTCCGATTCCCGGACCGTGAAGGGAAGGTCAAGTTCCCGGCAAATCGCGTCGGCATGGGCATAAGCCTCGGTGAAATCTGCTGACGGGTGGAGGCTCACGAATGCAGCCTTCGGGTAGGTCTCCAGTCCCCGGACCACATCTCCCACGCAGAAGATCCGCTGCGGTAGCTCCCGGTGACGGTTCAGCTGGCATATCTCCAGCAGGAGCGGGATGAGATCGGTCCGCAGCAAGGTGTGATCCTCGGTAATGGGATGCAGGACCCTGAGCAGGTCGGGTGGAATCTGCCGACGCATCGCCGTGAACATGACTGCCTCGTTAGAGAGCGTGAACGGGATCACTTCTGTGAATCCAAAACCGACAAGAACCTGCCGCACCAGGGAACCGATCTGGTTGACAGGGTGAGCTTCTCCGATGGAGAATGTAGGGGAGATTGCCGCAGGAAACCGCTCGTACCCGTAGGCGATGGCGACATCCTCGAACAGATCCCAGTCATGCATGATATCGGAGCGGTAACAAGGTACTTCGACGCGGACCATTCCCTCGTTTTCCTTAACCGCTCCATACCGCATTCTCTGGAGCAGCTCTGCCATCTCCTCGGGGGAAAGGCTGGTGCCGAGCAGCCGGTTGCAGTCGTTTGTCCTGACGACCCGGACCTCCGGGGAGAGATCCGGCCAGCGCACACCCTCGATCTCGATGCTCTCTATTTGGGCTCCGGTCTCGGCCATTGCCGTGCAGAGGATGGTGACCGCGGTCCGCACTGCCCGCTCATCGGTCCCGGTGCAATCGAGAAGGAGGTTCGTGGTGCTGGTGGTCACCCGGGTCAGCTCGCCGTTGATGATAGGGGGGAAAGAGAGAACCTGGTCCAGATCGTCCACAATCAGGGGGAAGAGGGGAAAATTTTCAACGATTTGGGAGAACATCCGACCCTTCGGGTGATGGGCAAGTATCTCTTCCATGGAGAGCTCCTGCTGGAAGTCAAGCGGTACGAATTTCCGGGTTCTTTCCGAGGCGAGATAGTGGAACGGGGGGGTTACCGTGTCGAGATCATGGATCCCGATGGCAACCTTGCTCCTCCCCCTGCCGACTGCCCAGTGGAGCGCTTCCTGCAGGCCCATCACTGAGAGGATTGCATCTTCGTCAAACAAGACCCCCCGTATCACCGCAGAACCGATAACCGGCCTGATTCCGGCGAGGCGGGGATCAACAGTAAACTTCATCCCTGAAGGGGTCACGCGGTATTCCGGAAGACCGGTCTCCTTGCACAGGAATCCCCGCAGCGCCCGTGCAACGCCCTCGACAGAAAAGAGGTCGGGCCGGTTGGGGAAGAACTCGACATCGATGTGATCCTCACCAATCCGCTCGATATCCGAGCCAAGCAGGGGGAGTCGGGAGATGATCTGATCTCGATCAGCCCCGGTCAGCCGTTCGAGATACCGGTTGGGAAGGGAGATGACGGCCAAACTCACACACCTCCCGGCACCTGATCAGGGAGGAGTGACGGGGTGTCTCTGACCCAGGCGATGTCGCTCCTGTATAGCAGGCGAAGATCGGTGAGGCCGAGCCGGAGCATCGCGATGCGGCTCACCCCTAGGCCCCAGGCGAGGACCGGGCACTCAAGCCCAAACGGTGCCGTGACTTCCTCCCTGAAGATCCCGGCCCCACCCATCTCGACCCACCCGAGTGATGGGACATAGACTTCCGGTTCCACGCTGGGCTCAGTATAAGGGAAGTATCCCGGCCTGAAGCGGACGCCGGCAAATCCCATCCGGTTGTAGAACTCTTTTAAAAATCCGAGCAGGTTGCAGAAACTTACTCCCTCGTCCATAACAATCCCTTCCAGTTGCTCGAACTCGGGCAGATGGGTCGGATCGATCGCTTCCCGGCGATACACTCTGCTGATTGAGAACGCCTTGACCGGGGGGTCCGGGTGTTCTGCAAGGTGCCGGATGGTCAGGCTCGTGGAATGGGTGCGAAGCACGCACTGGGAGGCTTTCTCTTCGCTCCAGGTCCCCCCCCATCCCTTTGAGGACGTCGCCCCCCCGTGGAGATGCATGTCCCGGACTTTCTCGAAGCATGGAGGAAGACAGGCCCGTTCTCCAAGGTAGAAGGTGTCCTGCATCTCCCTCGCAGGGTGGTCCTGGGGCTGGAACAAGGCATCAAAGTTCCAGAAGGCGCTCTGGACGATCCCTCCGTAGATTTCTGTAAATCCCATCTGGAGGAGGATCTGGCGCATCTCCTCGATCAGCCGCTGGTAGGGATGGATCTTACCGGGATAAACCCTCCGGGGGATCTTTTCTACGGTATACCTCCGCAGCTTGAGATCCCTCCAACTTCCTGATACAATCTGATCCCGGGTGAGCGTCCCTGTCTCATCCTGGATCTCGATACCCTGCCGGGCGAAAGCAACGCCTGCATCTGTGATGGAGATCAGGTAGCTAACGTCTTCAATCTCCTGAAGGAGGCCGCGTTTTACAAGCTCTGCGACCCCTTTCTTTCCTTCCACCGGATTGCGCAACGCGGATTCATCATCCTCTTCTGCGGTCTTGCCGGTCTTTTCAACCATTCCATCCCGGATCGTGATCCAGCCCTTCTTCCGCATCTGGCCGATACCGATCTTCGCCAGCGGATGCCGGGTCAGTTCGGCCAGGGGGATAGCATGGGAGAAACTATCGAACAGCTGGCGCTCGGGGAGGCCACAGTCGGCATAGCACCGTCCCTCGTCGGTGAGCGCGTAGTGCTTCACCACTCTCCGATCCACGACGGCAAGGCCGCGATCCTGGAGCAGGTAGGCGTACTGGATCGCCGCCTCTTCGGAAACCGATAAAAGTTCCGCGAGATACGAAGGCTTGGCGCTGTCAAGCGGCGCGAGGGCCACGAGGAGTTTTTTTTCGTTAGTTGTCAGATCCATCTCTCACACCTCGATCAGATGTTCGGCCGCAGCCATCTTCTCCCGCATTTCCCGGACAAACGAGATGACACGATCGGCAGTCTCCTTCTTGCACTGGCCACAAGTCATCTGCCCGGACCGGCACTTCCTGCGCACTTCTTCAAGCTCGCCGTCGTCCTCGATCATGTGGAAGAGGTTGAGCAGGAAGATGGGGCATTTCTCAGGCTCCCCCCCCTGTTCACGCTGTTCGGCAAGGGTAGCCCGTCCACCTGTGAGGGCTGCCATCACCTTCTTTCTCACCACCTCATCGGGTTCGGTGAGCTGATGGTGCTCTCGGGCGTGCTGCTCGACATCTTTCCCCCCTGGAGACCGGGGATGAAGACATGATAGGTCGATGATGGGGCAAAGAACCCAAAACCTCCGAAAGAGATCTCGATTTCCCTGACGGCCGTACTCACGTCATCACACCCAGAGCCCTTGATGTCAACATGCCCCTCGTATTTCTTCGATTTGGAAAACCGGGCATGGACCGCTTCGAGGGCGCCCTGGGGAGCGTTCTTTGAGCGCACGCTGATATAGTCCCCCCGATCCTCAACGGTGAACATCCGGAGCTTGTGAGCAACACCTCGGGTGAGGCGGATATGGGGGTCCTGATCGACACCGACCGGGACCACGGTTGGTGCGGGGAAGCTGTCCACCTGCGGGTAGAGAATGTCAGCGACCTGGGTGATGACCGACATCATGTGCGCAAGCGAGGTCTCTGATGCAAAACCATAGATTGCCTGGAGCTCGGAGTAATTCACCCTCGTAGCACATTCGAAGGCGAGATCCTTGAGTCGTTCGTTCCTGCTCTGGAAGTAGGTCTTCCCTTCAAATCCGAGGGCATAGAGACAGGCCAGGTACTCCCTGCCATATTCCCTGCACTTCTCCCAGCTGGTGTCGCGGACCGCATGCGCCTCCCGGTCGGCGATGGTGATATAGCCTGATCCACCCTGCTGGATATGCCAGACGACCTCCTTCATCACCATCAGGTGCCCCAGGTGTGGGTGGCCCGATGGCATAAACCCTGTAAGGATATGAAAAGGTTTTTTATCGTGGATGCATCCGGCGATCTGCAGATAGTCCCGGTGCCCGATGACTATACCCCGCCTTATGAACATGGGCACTTCTGGAAGAATATCGAGGACATTTCCGATGGGTTCGATCCCGAACTCGGAAAAGAGCCGGTCGACATCAATGGACTGCTGGTTCGCCCACGGGTTTATCTCAACCATGCTTTCTCTCTCACAGTTTGATTCGCGCAAACTCGACGTATTGAATTCCCGTAGTATGTTGATGGCCAAACAACATCTTTTTTTTCACGCTGTGGGCGAGCCTGACCGAGCGGGAGATGCTGCTCATCGGGAACCTGACTCCACCGGCGATGGCATGCACCAGCATCTCGGAGTGGATCTTCTGCCCGGAATAGACCCGGAAATGGTGCCCGAACTTGTACCCGGTCTTGGGAATATACCCGCATTGTCGCAGATCCCGGTACACAGCAGCCTTTTCGCTGAGTTCCACGTCCGCTGCCGCGGCAAGTGTAAAGTACCGGTCTGCATCGATCATTTCTTCACCGTCCCGAAGTGCCAGTGTACCGTTTGCCATGAGGAAAATGATCTCAAGCGGGGCGAGAATCATCCGTTCGGCATCGAGATTCATGCCGTAACCGGCAGCGGTACTGTCCGGGGGCAGGACAGGATGCACGAGAGCCGACCTGCCGACAAGCACACCTTCCAGAGGGCCGAAACCGGGCTTCTCACCGGCATCGGGAAGCTTCTGGACCTTGATCTCGTAGTATGTCAGTTCGTTCTCATCATCAACAACGGCAAGGACGTGCTGCTTGCGCATCCGTGATGATGCCAGGGCCTCGTGGATAAGAGTTTCAAATTCGATGAGGTTCCGTTCGGAAAGCACCCGTATCATATACTGGGACTTGCCGGTCCCTGGTCGCTCGCCCCGACGGAAGACACGGAAATCGTGGGGACCGCTCTGGACGGCATAGCCTCGCTCCCGAAGGTCGCGGTACACGAGAAAGGTGCGGAGGAATTCAGGGTGCCGGGCGAAATGGGCGATCAGAGTGTCAAATGGGAAACCTTCAATTGAAATTTTGCCCCGGTGGACCAGGTAGCAGGCTTCTTCTGGGGAGAGGCGGATGCCATCATCATCGGGCCTCCCGTAACCGCTCTGGTCGTACAGGATCCGTCCCTCGTTTCCGAGCCGGACGCAGGTCCCGTCAAACTTCGCCTTCACACCTATCTATGTGTTCCCTCCGGTTATAATAGGCGCCGGGGAGCGGGCAGGTCACCAGGATCCTGATGTGCCCCGGCTCTGTAAAGGGCCTTTTGATCAGATCATTTTCAAAGCATACGGAAAGGACATCCAATTGCCGTATGAACCATATCTTGGCGTTAATATTTCCTGCAAATCCGGCATGATAGCAGTTGACAGAGCCAGAGAAATAACCCTGGGTAGTACTTATGTAACACTTTTGACGTTAACTGGACATATGTAACACTTTTGACGTTAACTGGACAATTATGCAAGAACTTATGACGAAAAAGTCATCGTTCTGGAACTTTGGCGGATGAGACGGCAACAGGTTTCTGCAGCAGCCCAGATGCGGTGCAGGTACACTGGTACAGGTACTTGGAGTGGTGACAGGTGCCCCGTCATCAATTAAGCAGGGTCTCTTCCTATTCAAAGTCAACGGGCCTGGGAGGAAAGCAGTTGTCCGGGGTTCAGGTTGTCCTCTCCGGTGCAGCAGAAGTTGAAATCCCGGACTCTGGTCAATCATTGCAAGGAAACGGATCATGAGTTCAGCCTCGCCATGGAGATCTGTTCCCTGCCGGACATCGACGTTGTCATACTTTCCGGGTAAGGACTCCTACCAGGGTAGATGTATTGGCAATAGCAAAAAACTGAGCGTGAGCAGGGTCATTCCGTTTTCACATTCACCCGGGTTTTTCTTACCAGGAGGTCCGGGTTAAACGGTCCGGAAACCCTCGCCCGCAGCAGTCCCACAGATCTTGTTCATGGTAAACCGGAACAGGCCGGTGCACCTACTTTCCGGCAAGCTTGCGGACAACACGGATGTTTCCGGCATCATCCCTCCGGTCATCGACCGGCGTCTCACAGATGAGCGGCCGTGACCTGAAGAAGGGGTGTGAGAGGACGAGGCGAAAGCCTTCCTCCCCGATATTCCCAAGACCGATATGCTCATGGCGGTCAAGACCGCTTCCAAGGTAGCCCTTTGAGTCATTCAGGTGGATCAGCATGCAGTTCTCCACACCAATCGCATCGTCGAACCGGCTGACGGTCTCTTCGATCCCCTGTACCGTCCGAAGCTCGTAGCCGGCCCCGAAGGCATGGCAGGTGTCGAAGCATACCCCAACCCTCCCCGGGGCCTCGATTCCCTCCAGGACCGCGGCAATATCCTCAAAAGTCGATCCGACCCCGTTCTTTTCACCTGCAGTGTTCTCGAGCAGGAGGACGACGTTGTTGTCGACTGCGGAAAGTGCCTGGTTCACAGCGGTAATAACCCGTTTCCTGCCGATCTCGATCCCCTCACCCAGGTGATGGCCCAGGTGGGTCACGAGATACGGGATGCCAAGCATCCCGCACCTTGAAAGTTCGGCGGCAAGCGTCATGACCGATTTTTCGTAGAACTCGGCTTTACCCGTAGCCAGGTTGGGAAGGTACGGCATGTGGTCGACTGCCGGGAACATCCCGCTCTTTCCAAGGTTCTCGCGAAACAGCGCTACCTGGTCAGGATCGAGTTCCTTGAATGCCCAGCCCCGGGGATTCCGCGAAAAGATCTGGAAGGTATCACACCCGGCAGCTTCCGCCCGCTCAACCGCCTTTGCAATCGAGCCGGCAATCGATACATGCACCCCTACCCTGACCATCCCTGTCCCTCCTTGGGGTGGACACCCTTTCCAGATAAACACTCGCTTCCGGAACCGGCGCAGCGGGAGAAGACCTGGCTTTACGAACCTGAGCCATCCGGGACCCGCGTTGAACCGATCCTATCAGACCAATTTATGAGGGCAAAGAAGGGATGCCCTTCTGGTAAGACGGGGATTAACCCGATTACCCGGAGACCCCGAACGTGAACCGACCACGGTACTGCCTCACCGCCGGCGATTCATACGGGATCTTCGCAGGATGGGAATGCCACGAACAGGTCATCAGTAGCTTTCGTTCGATGCCAGAACAAAGCAACGGGGGCGAGTGCCCGGAGCATCCATACCATACATTTTTATCCGGTGCATATAAGTCGTGACAGCTCGTCTCTCACCGCCCGTGAGAAATCCCTTGTTCCCGCTGTCCCTCCCAGGTCACGGGTCATTATTCCCTTCCGGAGGACCACTTCGATAGCCTGGTCGATGAGTGCAGCGGATGGTTCGTCCTTCAGGTGGGCGAGGAGCATCGACCCGCTTCGCATCGCGGCAATGGGGTTTGCGAGATCGCGCCCTGCGATATCCGGTGCACTCCCGTGAACCGGTTCAAAGAGGGCATGGTTTTCTCCGATATTTCCACTTGGGAGGAGTCCGAGACCCCCCACCAGGTAGGCGGCTACATCAGACAGGATATCCCCGAACAGGTTCGTGGTAACGATGATATCGTATTCTCCCGGATGGAGGAGCACATCGAGGCAGAGCGCGTCGATGTAACATTCCCTGACCTGCACCCCGGTCTTCTGGGCCACATCCATGCAGATATCCCGGAAAAAAACATCGGACCTGAGGATGTTTGCCTTGTGCCCGATTGTCAGGTTTCGTCGCCTGGAGGCGAGCATGCATGCGTAGCGGGAGATCCGCTCGCTCCCTTTCCGTGTGATACACCTGACCGTGCAGGCGGTATCCTGTTCGATTTTCTCAACCCCCGAGTAGAGTCCCTCGGTGTTTTCCCGCACGACGATCAAGTCCACCTGGGAACCCTTCACCGGCCTGACATTTGCGTACAAGTCGAGCTCTTTCCGGATCCTGACGATCACGCTCCGGTAATCCGGGGCAGGCGGGGTAGTGGTGGCCCCAAACAGGATGGCATCTGCGGTCCGCAGTGCTGCAATATCGTCATCGGTAATGGCATGCCCGGTGCGTTGCCATTTTCCGTATCCCGCCTCGATCTCGAAGAACTCGATATCCGGCCGGAGCAGTGCCAGCATGTCACGGACAGGAGGAATAACTTCGTGGCCGATGCCATCTCCCTCGACAACGGCAATCTTCATGGCCGTTCCCTCCATGCGGCCAGCAGGTTCTTTACCGCTGTAAAGATCTCGAACGGAGATGCCCCCCAGTGCACCACGGCCCCAAACCTTCCCGCATACATCCCGATACCCTCCCGCTCCTTCCGGCAGCACCGGGTGATGAAGGGCTCCTCAGCGACCATGGACAGGGGACAGATATCGGTCACCACAAACTCGTCTCGGTAACATTCCTTCAACAGTTCCCGGGCAGTCAGGCATCCGGCGACCCGTTCTCCCCCGAGAAGGAGATCCGCATCAAGCGTCTTTGGAAAGCCTGAAGCACGGCAAGGAAACACCTCGGCATCGATCTGGGAGATGTCCCTGAGGGTGTGCTCGAATACGACATCGAGCTCGGCAAACATCCCAGCCTCCTCGAGTTCCCGGATGGTTGCCGAGAGGCTTGGGCGGGGCGGGGTCACATCATACACGGACAGTGTCTGGAACTCCGCGAGATCGGGATCGAGGACAAACGTGATGTGTTCATCACGGCCGGTGAATATCGTGCAGCGCGATCCCGTTTCACGCGCAAGCCGGACCAGTTCCGCACGGTCATGGAGCTGCACCTTTTCAGGGTACCACGACACCTCGCCATCTGTTGCAAGAACCCGGGCCCCTGCAACGGGCCTCATCAGGCATGTTTCCTCCGGGCCGGGGATAACCTCGAGAATCTCATGACCACGTCCTGTTTCATGTATCAGGAACCGCGAGAGAAAGTAGACCTGGTCGCCACAGGGCTGGTTCGAGGCGTAGCCCACTTCCTTGCAGTGCCGGGGAAAGATCATCGCTTCTTCCTCCTGTGCTCGATAAGACCTCCGGACGCGAGGATCTCGAGCATATGTGGTGAAAGCGGAGAAATGTTTTTCGTGGTTCCTCCCGCAGTAACCGTTCCCGTGGAGAGATCGATGACCACCCGGTCTCCCTCCCGGCAGGGGAGTTCTGCCTGAGCGAGGGGAAGGCCAAGGTTGATGGCATTTCTGAAAAATATCCGCGCAAACGAGGGGGCAATGATGCAGACCACCCCCGCTCCCTTGAGTGCCACTGCAGCCTGCTCCCTCGATGACCCGCATCCGAAATTCTTCCCGGCGATGATCACCGAACCTTTCATCTTTCCTGCAAGGGAAGGGTCAAGGTCTTCAAACACACGTGCCGCCCAGATGCTCTGATCCTTTGTTCTCAGGTAGCGACCGGCGATAATGAGATCGGTGTCAACATCCGGCGGCAGGCATACAGCACGGCCCTCGATCCTCATTCCTCACCTCCAGGGAGGGCGATCTCGCCGGCAAGGGCGCTGGCCGCGGCAGTCGAGACCGAGGACAGGTAGATCTCCCCTCCGACACCCATGCGGTTCCGGAAGTTCCGGTTTGCGGTAGAAAGGCAGACTTCCCCCTCACCGATAACCCCCATGTGGGCGCCCAGACACGGACCGCACCCGGGCGGGACTACTGTGCATCCGGCAGAGAGGATCACCGCGAGGATACCAGTCATGGCAGCATCCTCGAGAATTTTCCTTGATGCAGGGGCAACGATGGTCCGCACCTTGACCTTCTTCCCCCGGACGATTGATGCAAACCTCGAGAGATCCTCGTACCTGCCGTTGGTACAGGTCCCCACGAAGACCTGATCGAGAGGGGTACCGGACAGGCTTGATACCGGGATAATGGTATCCACCCTGGGAGGCACGGCAATGACAGGAACAATCTCCCCCATATCGATATCCAGCTCCCGTTTGTACCTGCAGGCAGGAGGGGGCTGGGTTTCTACGATCTTTCCAAAGGACTCGAGATACGCAACCGTTACTTTATCAGCGTAACACAGCCCGGTCTTTGCACCGGTTTCAACCGCCAGATTGCAGAGCGTCATGCGGGAGTCCATGGAGAGGTGCGTCACCCCTTCACCGATGAATTCGAGAGCCTGGTAGCTGGCACCATCCATCCCCAGGCGCGAGACATAGGTCAGGGCGAGATCCTTGGCCTCTGCATGCCCCGACAGACGGCCGGACAGGAAGAGGGCAATGGTCTCGGGAACCTTGAACCAGGTCGATCCGGAAGCCCAGATGACCGCCATATCCGTGGCACCCACTCCGGTTGCAAACGCCCCGAAGGCACCAAGCGTGCAGGTATGCGAATCTGCTCCAACGATTATCTCTCCGGGAAGGGCGGCTCCCTCCCCCATCAGCTGGTGACAGATCCCATCACCGATATCCGAGAAGTGCATCCCTGCGCCACGGGCAAACAGCCGCAGCTCGTGCTGGAGGTCAGCGGTGGTGGAGGTATTTGCCGGGACTATATGATCGAAGAGCACATAGTCCCTGCCCGGGCAGGCGATCGTACCGCTCTCCAGTGCCCGCCACGCCTCAAGGGTCAGCACTCCAGTCCCGTCATGGACATAGGCCCGGTCCACCGGGCGGTCCACGTATTCGCCAGCTGGCGCCCCTAGGATACGTTCGGATAGGGTGGTCATTGATTATTTCTCCTTGCGGACATGCCGGATCAGGGCTGTAAGCGCCTCGGGAGTAATGCCGATCTTGCTTTCCCCAAGCTCCTTGACTTCATCAAGTATCGTGCAGATCTGCTGGTCGTTCAAATGGTATCCAAGCGTTGCCACAATATGCTCCAGTGCTGTTTTCCCGGTATGCTTCCCGAGAATGAACCGGCGCTGCCCCCCGACCATCTCGGGAAAGAAAAATTCGTAGGTCTGTGGATCTTCAAGAATGGCAGCGATGTGGATGCCGCTTTCATGCGAGAACGCATGTGCACCAACCACCGGTTTGGTCT
It contains:
- a CDS encoding phenylalanine--tRNA ligase subunit beta — its product is MAVISLPNRYLERLTGADRDQIISRLPLLGSDIERIGEDHIDVEFFPNRPDLFSVEGVARALRGFLCKETGLPEYRVTPSGMKFTVDPRLAGIRPVIGSAVIRGVLFDEDAILSVMGLQEALHWAVGRGRSKVAIGIHDLDTVTPPFHYLASERTRKFVPLDFQQELSMEEILAHHPKGRMFSQIVENFPLFPLIVDDLDQVLSFPPIINGELTRVTTSTTNLLLDCTGTDERAVRTAVTILCTAMAETGAQIESIEIEGVRWPDLSPEVRVVRTNDCNRLLGTSLSPEEMAELLQRMRYGAVKENEGMVRVEVPCYRSDIMHDWDLFEDVAIAYGYERFPAAISPTFSIGEAHPVNQIGSLVRQVLVGFGFTEVIPFTLSNEAVMFTAMRRQIPPDLLRVLHPITEDHTLLRTDLIPLLLEICQLNRHRELPQRIFCVGDVVRGLETYPKAAFVSLHPSADFTEAYAHADAICRELDLPFTVRESEDTAFIDGRRGDVVVGGKQAGVFGEIHPAVLNSFEIEHPVAALELDLRAVPGFPGSPSTP
- a CDS encoding phenylalanine--tRNA ligase subunit alpha, with product MDLTTNEKKLLVALAPLDSAKPSYLAELLSVSEEAAIQYAYLLQDRGLAVVDRRVVKHYALTDEGRCYADCGLPERQLFDSFSHAIPLAELTRHPLAKIGIGQMRKKGWITIRDGMVEKTGKTAEEDDESALRNPVEGKKGVAELVKRGLLQEIEDVSYLISITDAGVAFARQGIEIQDETGTLTRDQIVSGSWRDLKLRRYTVEKIPRRVYPGKIHPYQRLIEEMRQILLQMGFTEIYGGIVQSAFWNFDALFQPQDHPAREMQDTFYLGERACLPPCFEKVRDMHLHGGATSSKGWGGTWSEEKASQCVLRTHSTSLTIRHLAEHPDPPVKAFSISRVYRREAIDPTHLPEFEQLEGIVMDEGVSFCNLLGFLKEFYNRMGFAGVRFRPGYFPYTEPSVEPEVYVPSLGWVEMGGAGIFREEVTAPFGLECPVLAWGLGVSRIAMLRLGLTDLRLLYRSDIAWVRDTPSLLPDQVPGGV
- the endA gene encoding tRNA-intron lyase, whose product is MKAKFDGTCVRLGNEGRILYDQSGYGRPDDDGIRLSPEEACYLVHRGKISIEGFPFDTLIAHFARHPEFLRTFLVYRDLRERGYAVQSGPHDFRVFRRGERPGTGKSQYMIRVLSERNLIEFETLIHEALASSRMRKQHVLAVVDDENELTYYEIKVQKLPDAGEKPGFGPLEGVLVGRSALVHPVLPPDSTAAGYGMNLDAERMILAPLEIIFLMANGTLALRDGEEMIDADRYFTLAAAADVELSEKAAVYRDLRQCGYIPKTGYKFGHHFRVYSGQKIHSEMLVHAIAGGVRFPMSSISRSVRLAHSVKKKMLFGHQHTTGIQYVEFARIKL
- a CDS encoding deoxyribonuclease IV, producing MVRVGVHVSIAGSIAKAVERAEAAGCDTFQIFSRNPRGWAFKELDPDQVALFRENLGKSGMFPAVDHMPYLPNLATGKAEFYEKSVMTLAAELSRCGMLGIPYLVTHLGHHLGEGIEIGRKRVITAVNQALSAVDNNVVLLLENTAGEKNGVGSTFEDIAAVLEGIEAPGRVGVCFDTCHAFGAGYELRTVQGIEETVSRFDDAIGVENCMLIHLNDSKGYLGSGLDRHEHIGLGNIGEEGFRLVLSHPFFRSRPLICETPVDDRRDDAGNIRVVRKLAGK
- a CDS encoding isocitrate/isopropylmalate dehydrogenase family protein yields the protein MKIAVVEGDGIGHEVIPPVRDMLALLRPDIEFFEIEAGYGKWQRTGHAITDDDIAALRTADAILFGATTTPPAPDYRSVIVRIRKELDLYANVRPVKGSQVDLIVVRENTEGLYSGVEKIEQDTACTVRCITRKGSERISRYACMLASRRRNLTIGHKANILRSDVFFRDICMDVAQKTGVQVRECYIDALCLDVLLHPGEYDIIVTTNLFGDILSDVAAYLVGGLGLLPSGNIGENHALFEPVHGSAPDIAGRDLANPIAAMRSGSMLLAHLKDEPSAALIDQAIEVVLRKGIMTRDLGGTAGTRDFSRAVRDELSRLICTG
- a CDS encoding 3-isopropylmalate dehydratase — its product is MRIEGRAVCLPPDVDTDLIIAGRYLRTKDQSIWAARVFEDLDPSLAGKMKGSVIIAGKNFGCGSSREQAAVALKGAGVVCIIAPSFARIFFRNAINLGLPLAQAELPCREGDRVVIDLSTGTVTAGGTTKNISPLSPHMLEILASGGLIEHRRKKR
- a CDS encoding 3-isopropylmalate dehydratase large subunit, whose product is MTTLSERILGAPAGEYVDRPVDRAYVHDGTGVLTLEAWRALESGTIACPGRDYVLFDHIVPANTSTTADLQHELRLFARGAGMHFSDIGDGICHQLMGEGAALPGEIIVGADSHTCTLGAFGAFATGVGATDMAVIWASGSTWFKVPETIALFLSGRLSGHAEAKDLALTYVSRLGMDGASYQALEFIGEGVTHLSMDSRMTLCNLAVETGAKTGLCYADKVTVAYLESFGKIVETQPPPACRYKRELDIDMGEIVPVIAVPPRVDTIIPVSSLSGTPLDQVFVGTCTNGRYEDLSRFASIVRGKKVKVRTIVAPASRKILEDAAMTGILAVILSAGCTVVPPGCGPCLGAHMGVIGEGEVCLSTANRNFRNRMGVGGEIYLSSVSTAAASALAGEIALPGGEE